A region of Gadus morhua chromosome 18, gadMor3.0, whole genome shotgun sequence DNA encodes the following proteins:
- the clrn3 gene encoding clarin-3 has translation MPSATKILYFFSSALASSISVGLLGFSMSTTWTHATMECAADLANTTFANGTASITLDLFDMISERTSCPAIGSRPDKFKVFTELGNVGTAPQVLHGLVVMLLALCLLASCGSILIALYNSVSNPYETYMGPIGIYVCSSVGACVSFLVLVLFVINLFVNRVAEELVIVVSTLAALKVQNTQVSMGLGYYLVLPYLALTLMAIGFVYLYQHAAYRHQREQQRPTEEPKDVLMY, from the exons ATGCCTTCCGCCACCAAGATCCTCTACTTCTTCTCCAGCGCCCTGGCCTCCTCCATCTCGGTGGGGCTGCTGGGGTTCTCCATGTCCACCACCTGGACCCACGCCACCATGGAGTGCGCCGCGGACTTGGCCAACACGACGTTCGCCAACGGGACCGCCTCCATCACCTTGGATCTCTTTGATATGATCTCGGAGAGGACGTCCTGCCCGGCGATCGGAAGCCGGCCCGATAAGTTCAAAG TGTTCACTGAGCTGGGGAACGTCGGCACGGCTCCCCAGGTCCTCCACGGACTGGTTGTCATGCTGTTGGCCTTGTGTCTGCTGGCGTCCTGCGGCAGCATCCTCATCGCCCTGTACAACAGCGTCAGCAACCCCTACGAGACCTACATGGGGCCCATCGGCATCTACGTCTGCAGCTCCGTTGGCG CCTGTGTGTCCTTCTTGGTCCTCGTGCTGTTCGTGATCAACTTGTTTGTCAACCGCGTGGCGGAGGAACTTGTCATCGTCGTCAGCACGCTTGCTGCCCTGAAGGTGCAGAACACGCAGGTGTCGATGGGGCTTGGATACTACCTGGTCCTCCCCTACCTCGCCCTCACCCTGATGGCCATCGGCTTCGTCTACCTCTACCAGCACGCGGCCTACAGGCACCAGCGTGAACAGCAGAGGCCTACCGAAGAGCCTAAGGATGTGCTGATGTACTAA